The Bdellovibrionales bacterium genomic interval AACTCGACGTGTTTAGGAACTTTGTAGCCCGTCAGTTTCTTCTTTGAAAATTCGATGAGATCTTGCGACGTGGTCTCAGCCTTTTTCACCACAAAAATTTTCACAGCTTCTCCGGAGCGATCATCAGGCACACCGATGGCGGCGACTTCGAGGACTGCGGGGTGAGATGCAAAGACATCTTCCACTTCGTTAGGATAAACATTAAAGCCCGAGACGATGATCATATCTTTTTTGCGATCGACAATTTTAAAATAACCTTGTTCATCGACAGTCGCGATATCACCGGTTTTGAGCCAACCATCGTCCATCGTTTTCGCGGTCTCTTCAGGACGTTGCCAATACCCCTTCATCACTTGCGGACCTTTGACGTAAAGTTCGCCGGGTGTTCCGTGGGCCACTTCGTTCCCATTATCATCTACGAGTTTGACATCGGTGGAAGGGAACGGGAGTCCGATGGTGCCGCGCTTGTCGCGACCATCGATAGGATTACAACACACGATCGGAGACGACTCCGTCAATCCGTAGCCTTCAACAAGAGGAGACTTCGTGGTCTCGATCCATCGCTTTGCCACCGCTTCCTGTAAGGCCATGCCTCCGGCCACACTGATTTTTAAAAAGCTTAAATCCATCGCCTGGAAGTCCTTGTTGTTGAGTAAGGCATTAAACAACGTGTTCACGCCGGACATTACCGACGGGCGATACTTCTTCATGGTCTTTATGAGATCAGGAAGGTCCCGAGGATTTGTGACCAAAATATTATGTGCTCCGTAAGCCATCAAGGTGAGGCAGTTCACGGTGAGCGAAAAGATGTGATAGAGCGGAAGTGGAGTGAGAGCCACTTCGTCGCCTTTGACTAACATCGGTTTGAACCATTCAAATGTTTGCAACATGTTCGCTAAAAGATTTCCGTGAGTGAGCATAGCTCCTTTCGCCACTCCCGTGGTGCCGCCCGTGTACTGAAGGAACGCGACTTCGTCGATGGTCGAGCGAACAGGATCGAAGCTTTGCTTTTTACCGATTTCGATAGCGTCGTTAAAACGAGTTGCCAAAGGCAGGTCGTATTTGGGAACCATTTTTTTAACGTATTTCACCGCCGCATTGACGACATAATTTTTAGGGAAGGGTAAAAGATCTCCGACGGATGTGATGATCACGTGTTGAAGGTCCGTATGCGGGAGAATTTTCTGCAGTAGATGAGCGAAGTTTTCCAGAATAACAATCGCTTTACAGTCCGCATCCTTAAATTGGTGTTCCATTTCGCGATCGGTGTAAAGTGGGTTCGTGTTGACGATGATCAATCCCGCTTTGAGGGCGCCGAACATGGCCACCGGGTATTGCAAAAGATTTGGCATCTGAATGGCGATGCGATCTCCTTTTTTCAGTCGAAGGTGATTGATCAAGTAGGACGCAAAATAATCCGACATGGTGTCGACTTCGGCGTAAGTGTAAGTCATTCCCATGTTGGTAAAGCAGGGCTTGTGTTTAAATCTTTGAACCGCTTCCGTAAAGAGATCCACAATGGAAGAGTAGGTGTTGATGTCGATCGTTTGCGCCACATCTTTCGGATAATGCTTTAACCAAATTTTTTCCATGATTCGCTCCTTGAGAATTATTCTTGACTCTCATTTTGTCTCATAAAAAGGAGAGGGGAGCAATCGCCCATCTGGTTTGCGGACATCCTAAAAAAATTCCGTAGAGATTATTGAGATGATATGATTATTTTTTAAAATCTAAGTACACTCGTACTCCAGCACGAATCCCCTCGCGCTCGGTATTTATAGTCCCGATGCTGTTCGTTTGGTCGATTTTCTCTTTGTACCAAGTTCCAAAAATGCGGAAGGCTCCGTACTCGAGCCATGTGCTGGCCTCCACCCGGCGGCCCTCGATATCATTCTGTAAATCTGATTTGGCTTCGAAGAATTGATGATATTTTCCTTGAATGGCCCAGGAGTCCAAAAGATAGAGAGTCATTGAGCCCCCTGCTTGTTGGTTTTGCACCTGATCTCCCGCAAATTTTAAATCGTGGAGTCCGTAAAACAGGTTGAGAGAGGAGCCTTGATCACTAGTCCCCAAAAGTCGCAACAGTGCCAGTGCTTCCCATTGCGTTCGCCCTTCGTCTTTACTTCTTTCGTAGTCTCCGTAAAGGCCGAAAAATTTAATAAAGATTCCGCCATGTCCTCGGGTCGAATCAAATTCGCCATCATCGGTGAGTCCACTCAAGTTTGTGCGCGTGGAGCGATCATACTGATTGTGATCCGCGCCGATGTAGACTTCATAAATCGAGGCCGTTTCTTTTTTCTGGCCGGCCAACCAGACGTCCATCCATTTGAATTGGCTTTTTTGTTCCATCCATTGCTTAAGGCTCCATCGAGACGCTTGTTTGGAGACCTGGGCCTCTGATTTGGGCGTAAATTCGAGGGCGTCGGCAGGATTGCTTAAAGTTAAGGCAATTAATAAGAGCCAAGCCATTGATTTATGTTAGCAGTTTCAGGCTGCTTTGCAGCAAAGTCTTAAAATGATATCTCCAATCTCTTTATTTTATTACTCGGAGAGCTATACTGAGACAGTCGGCAGAAGATGCCGTTGGGTTTGATCGTCTTGTGAGACAACAAACACCATGGGTATGGTTGATTTGTTTGAGAGATCAAACACATAGACGGAGGAAATTCATGAAGGCTTTATTACTGGTCGTTACTCTTTTTGTACTGGGTGCGTGTAGTTCGAATCCCCATAAGGCGGAGAAGATCGACTCCAGTATGGAGAAAGAAGAAAAGTTAACTCCCGAGCAAAGAATAGGTGTGAAGGATGGCAACATGATTTACCAAAAGAAGGTGAATATGGCCGAAGAGCTTCGCCGATTACAGATCGACGTCTACAGTCTCGAAGATCGCGTTTACGGGAATCGTAAATTTGGATCTCTGGGTCTCTATGGAGTTCTCAAAAATTGCCGTAAAGATTTGACTGATCCGAAAAATGGCGGGAATGGAAAGCTTCGCTGGACCGAGCCGATCGATCGCGTGAGTGATAAAGAGGACGAATTTAAAATCGGCCTTGATGATAAAGATAAAATCATTGGCGTTTCCGAAGAGTTCCTAAAAGATCGTATTAGTCGCTTTCAAGAGTACAAGCGCACTCTAGAAAAACGCGAAGATGAGTATCAGGAAAAAGTCGAGATCTGCGAAGCCGAGCTCAATGCTCAGAAGCATGATGTTTTTAAAAAGCAGTAAGTAACACGTGCACCGCCAGAGCTTGAGCCCTGGCGGGCCAGGGAAAGGACTCCCGTGTTTAAAATGATCAAAGATTCTTTAAAGCCCAAGCCCACCGAAGTGGAAGTGAACTATTCGGGCCAAAAAGTGTGGCTTGGACTCAGTAATAAGAATCTCACTCCCAATGATATTTTATGGATTCAAAAAGAACACGGCTACAATGCGGCCTGTTGGGTGCTCTACAAATTTTTTAAAGAGAAGGCGAGCGCTGCGGAGTTTTTTAAATTTATTGATACCAACAAGACCAACTACTCTCAATCGTACAATGACTATACGGTGATCGTTTTGGCTCACAATCCGTGGGCGTCTCGAACTAGAAACGAAGACTATCAGTGGAGACTCAAAAATATCGCCGTCGACATGGGCTTTGGAGTTTACACTCCGGAGATCGGTTATCGACGGTCTTTGTTTGCGAATGCCTACGCCTATCAGGAAATTTTAAAACGTTTTGATCATAAGACTTCCGACGGTCGCGCCAAAAAAATTATATTTCTCACTCATGGGGTCGCCAGCCTTGAACTCAAATGGATGCTGCAAAAAAGTCAAAGCGTACCGGAGAATATCGTTGGTTGGATGAATATTTCGGGGCTGCTTTATGGAACAGCACTTCCGCCGACGAATTCACGATTTGCTAAGGCCATCCTTGATTTTTCGGGCGGTTTCCCGATCAACCCCGATGTACTGAGGTCAAACACCTATTGCAAGCAACCGTTGAAGCCACAAATGCCTCTTGTGTCTGTGGTGGGAATACAGCCGGAATCTCGTTTTACTCTTAAGGATCGCTTTACCAATGAAGATATTAAACATTGGGGCCCTCATGACAACTATTCTTCTTTGGTGGACTACATGCAAGCGCCA includes:
- a CDS encoding AMP-binding protein; protein product: MEKIWLKHYPKDVAQTIDINTYSSIVDLFTEAVQRFKHKPCFTNMGMTYTYAEVDTMSDYFASYLINHLRLKKGDRIAIQMPNLLQYPVAMFGALKAGLIIVNTNPLYTDREMEHQFKDADCKAIVILENFAHLLQKILPHTDLQHVIITSVGDLLPFPKNYVVNAAVKYVKKMVPKYDLPLATRFNDAIEIGKKQSFDPVRSTIDEVAFLQYTGGTTGVAKGAMLTHGNLLANMLQTFEWFKPMLVKGDEVALTPLPLYHIFSLTVNCLTLMAYGAHNILVTNPRDLPDLIKTMKKYRPSVMSGVNTLFNALLNNKDFQAMDLSFLKISVAGGMALQEAVAKRWIETTKSPLVEGYGLTESSPIVCCNPIDGRDKRGTIGLPFPSTDVKLVDDNGNEVAHGTPGELYVKGPQVMKGYWQRPEETAKTMDDGWLKTGDIATVDEQGYFKIVDRKKDMIIVSGFNVYPNEVEDVFASHPAVLEVAAIGVPDDRSGEAVKIFVVKKAETTSQDLIEFSKKKLTGYKVPKHVE